In one Streptomyces marincola genomic region, the following are encoded:
- a CDS encoding suppressor of fused domain protein: MAGGVGERVAERLREVLGEPDARAAVTFLGARRIEVLRVPDPRRGLVRYVTSGMSDEPMTDPGAALADPLRGPRAELLLTLRAGRAATDGVHRALAVFAASPQVEGLVVAAGGSLDLGEPLWPGAPFTCVLTGEPGAEVPDLALPAPCDPVRFFPLLPMTPNEAAWKRVHGAAALEERWLHHGTDLCDPTRAAVPLGP; the protein is encoded by the coding sequence TGCGCGAGGTGCTCGGCGAGCCGGACGCGCGCGCGGCGGTGACGTTCCTCGGGGCCCGGCGCATCGAGGTGCTGCGCGTTCCCGACCCGCGGCGCGGCCTGGTCAGGTACGTCACCTCCGGCATGTCGGACGAGCCGATGACGGACCCGGGCGCGGCGCTCGCCGATCCGCTGCGCGGGCCGCGCGCCGAGCTGCTGCTCACCCTGCGCGCGGGGCGCGCGGCGACGGACGGCGTGCACCGGGCCCTGGCGGTGTTCGCCGCGTCCCCGCAGGTGGAGGGCCTGGTCGTGGCGGCCGGCGGGTCGCTGGACCTGGGCGAGCCGCTGTGGCCCGGCGCGCCGTTCACCTGCGTCCTGACCGGCGAGCCCGGCGCCGAGGTGCCCGACCTCGCGCTGCCCGCGCCGTGCGACCCGGTGCGCTTCTTCCCTCTCCTGCCGATGACCCCGAACGAGGCGGCGTGGAAACGCGTCCACGGCGCCGCTGCCCTGGAGGAACGGTGGCTGCACCACGGCACGGACCTGTGCGATCCGACCCGTGCGGCGGTGCCCCTCGGCCCGTGA
- a CDS encoding DUF6758 family protein yields MRGEPSCPKCGGRVRAPGLFADSWQCGAHGPVHPLQPVIPPSVNALTVAVGRSRVPVWMPWPLPVGWLFTGVAYAGDDRDGGRATAVACSGPGPLGGPGELLLIAEELGVGLGARYAGLPGPDPGAGLNVTEPPRAKVLAAGRATPLWLLDGTPEDRAVFAGEAMGLWLWAVTWPRESGLLLYDELVLADLRDAGSEVDLVPCGALSPRLLS; encoded by the coding sequence ATGAGGGGCGAACCCAGTTGCCCGAAGTGCGGCGGGCGGGTGCGGGCACCCGGCCTTTTCGCCGACTCCTGGCAGTGCGGCGCGCACGGCCCGGTGCATCCCCTGCAACCCGTCATACCGCCCAGCGTGAACGCGCTCACCGTGGCCGTGGGCCGCAGCCGCGTGCCGGTGTGGATGCCGTGGCCGCTGCCGGTGGGCTGGCTGTTCACGGGCGTCGCGTACGCGGGTGACGACCGCGACGGCGGGCGGGCCACCGCCGTCGCCTGCTCGGGCCCGGGACCGCTGGGCGGCCCGGGCGAACTGCTGCTGATCGCCGAGGAGCTCGGCGTCGGCCTCGGCGCCCGGTACGCCGGCCTGCCGGGGCCCGACCCCGGGGCCGGGCTGAACGTCACCGAGCCGCCGCGGGCCAAGGTGCTCGCGGCCGGCCGCGCGACGCCGCTGTGGCTGCTCGACGGCACGCCCGAGGACCGTGCCGTGTTCGCCGGCGAGGCCATGGGCCTGTGGCTGTGGGCCGTCACCTGGCCCCGGGAGTCGGGCCTGCTGCTCTACGACGAACTGGTGCTCGCCGACCTGCGCGACGCCGGCTCCGAGGTGGACCTCGTGCCCTGCGGCGCCCTCTCGCCGCGGCTGCTGTCCTGA
- a CDS encoding alpha/beta fold hydrolase, protein MSRPPFCVPPAGVGAHRLATRRGTFAVLDAAPACEPVGTVLLVPGYTGSKEDFIALLEPLAAAGYRAVAVDGRGQYETTGLPGRTAYGLGALAEDVLAQADALGAGPVHLVGHSLGGLISRGAVLRAMAAGLPSPFASLTLIASGPGRVARSQRWRARALRVGLPLLGAARVWRAVHRRVEPGEVGAFLHRRWLANAPDQLLVTGRTLRYEPDRVARLAAAGLPVHVLSGERDGAWPVPLLDGMAARLNARRTVVTGAGHSPNAERPEATAAALVAFWQDTAARPGGGSGTAAAEAAGAGGGVSRRPSADGHPSPAA, encoded by the coding sequence GTGAGCAGACCGCCGTTCTGTGTGCCGCCCGCCGGGGTCGGGGCCCACCGCCTCGCCACCCGGCGCGGCACGTTCGCCGTCCTGGACGCCGCACCGGCCTGCGAGCCGGTCGGGACGGTCCTCCTCGTGCCCGGCTACACCGGCAGCAAGGAGGACTTCATCGCGCTCCTCGAACCGCTGGCCGCCGCCGGCTACCGCGCGGTCGCCGTGGACGGGCGGGGGCAGTACGAGACGACCGGCCTGCCGGGCCGGACCGCCTACGGGCTCGGTGCCCTCGCGGAGGACGTGCTGGCGCAGGCGGACGCGCTGGGCGCGGGCCCGGTCCATTTGGTGGGGCACTCGCTCGGCGGCCTGATCTCGCGCGGCGCGGTGCTGCGCGCGATGGCCGCGGGGCTGCCGTCGCCGTTCGCGTCGCTCACGCTGATCGCCTCGGGGCCGGGGCGCGTCGCCCGCTCGCAGCGGTGGCGGGCCCGCGCGCTGCGCGTCGGGCTGCCCCTGCTCGGCGCGGCCCGGGTGTGGCGCGCGGTGCACCGGCGGGTGGAGCCGGGGGAGGTGGGCGCGTTCCTGCACCGCCGCTGGCTGGCCAACGCGCCCGACCAGCTGCTGGTGACCGGGCGCACCCTGCGGTACGAGCCGGACCGGGTGGCGCGGCTGGCCGCGGCCGGGCTGCCCGTGCACGTGCTGTCGGGGGAGCGGGACGGCGCGTGGCCGGTGCCGCTGCTCGACGGCATGGCGGCCCGGCTGAACGCGCGGCGCACGGTCGTCACCGGCGCCGGGCACTCGCCGAACGCCGAGCGGCCCGAGGCCACGGCCGCGGCGCTCGTGGCGTTCTGGCAGGACACGGCGGCCCGGCCGGGGGGCGGGAGCGGGACAGCGGCCGCCGAGGCGGCCGGCGCCGGCGGGGGCGTCAGCCGGCGGCCGTCAGCGGACGGGCACCCTTCGCCCGCCGCGTGA
- a CDS encoding PHP domain-containing protein, with protein sequence MLIDLHTHSTASDGTDSPAELVAAARAAGLDVVALTDHDTVAGHAEAAAALPPGLTLVTGAEISCRLDGVSLHMLAYLFDPAEPELARERELLRDDRTHRARAIVARLNELGVPVRWERVRELAQGAVGRPHIATAMIEVGVIDDVSAAFTQEWIGDGGRAHVDKHELDAVTAIRLIHDAGGVAVFAHPLAARRGRVVPDSAIALLAGAGLDGVEVDHIDHDAATRDRLRGMAADLGLLTTGSSDYHGTRKWCRLGEHTTSPETYAEITRRAKGARPLTAAG encoded by the coding sequence GTGCTCATCGACCTGCACACCCACTCCACGGCGTCCGACGGCACCGACTCCCCCGCCGAGCTGGTGGCGGCGGCGCGCGCCGCGGGCCTCGACGTCGTCGCGCTCACCGACCACGACACGGTCGCGGGCCACGCGGAGGCCGCCGCGGCCCTGCCGCCCGGGCTGACGTTGGTGACCGGCGCGGAGATCTCCTGCCGCCTCGACGGGGTGAGCCTGCACATGCTGGCGTACCTGTTCGACCCGGCCGAGCCCGAACTGGCCCGGGAGCGCGAGCTGCTGCGCGACGACCGGACGCACAGGGCGCGGGCCATCGTGGCCCGGCTGAACGAACTCGGCGTACCGGTGCGCTGGGAGCGCGTGCGCGAGCTGGCCCAGGGCGCGGTGGGGCGTCCGCACATCGCCACCGCCATGATCGAGGTCGGCGTCATCGACGACGTGTCCGCCGCGTTCACGCAGGAGTGGATCGGTGACGGCGGGCGCGCGCACGTCGACAAGCACGAGCTCGACGCCGTCACGGCCATCCGCCTCATCCACGACGCGGGCGGCGTCGCCGTGTTCGCCCACCCCCTGGCGGCGCGCCGCGGGCGGGTCGTGCCCGACTCGGCCATCGCCCTGCTCGCCGGGGCGGGGCTCGACGGCGTCGAGGTGGACCACATCGACCACGACGCCGCGACGCGGGACCGGCTGCGGGGCATGGCGGCCGACCTCGGGCTGCTCACCACCGGGTCGAGCGACTACCACGGCACGCGCAAGTGGTGCCGCCTCGGCGAGCACACGACGTCCCCCGAGACCTACGCGGAGATCACGCGGCGGGCGAAGGGTGCCCGTCCGCTGACGGCCGCCGGCTGA